The Pedobacter mucosus genome window below encodes:
- a CDS encoding glycoside hydrolase family 2 protein — MIRKIHFTLCLIFLLCSAKAQQTEKLFLSGTGNDNTVNWDFFCTGGANSGKWTTIPVPSNWELQGFGKYDYGFAKDSAKGKEQGLYKYNFKVPAGWKGKLINIVFEGSMTDTEVKINGKSVGETHQGAFYVFKYDISKLIKLGENNLLEVKVSKHSANQSVNEAERKADFWIFGGIFRPVFLEALPQTHIDRIQIDAKADGKLNAQLTYVGDADKVELWLFDKKGNPFGAKFTTSWKKGTQKLMLNYQFSNPELWSSEFPNLYMATFVLFKNGQVIHQLSKKIGFRTIEVKERDGVYINGVKIKFKGVNRHSFYPSSGRTTSKKTSIADVSLIKEMNMNAVRMSHYPPDGHFLDICDSLGLFVMDELAGWHGKYNTPTGTKLQKEMMLNDENHPSIIFWANGNEGGHNLELDHLFPDEDIQKRPVIHPWEVFGGFETTHYREYNYGIGNYNHGHNILMPTEFLHGMWDGGHGAGLEDYWNAMWNNPLSAGGFLWDFADQGVVRTDKNGELDTDGNHGPDGIVGPYHQKEGSFYTIKEVWSPVFVEKREMTDGFDGSFLLENRYAFTNLNQCSFSWTVEELNPSISNFESGTAIAPSIKPFEKGILKIDLPKGWKNYDVLYLTAKSPEGKEVFTWSFPITLPKDEAEKIVVKTGSSKVTLKDNAATYDVLANGINFSFDKLTGLLKQAKNAKGIIPFSNGPILQEGVNNFKNFSKKMDGENLIISSVFDKKDSYNTLKWTIYPSGWLKMEVKYFPSAYFTTFVGLNFSYPETELKSVNYKGNGPYRVWKNRMKGNKFGVWNKNYNNSATGESPWQYPEFKGYYSNMYWCEFVGKAQSFKVVTDREDVFLRLFTPKKSKDTEYDNMSPTFPNGDISFMNGISAIGTKTQKPETTGPMGMKHVYYDYEKEPIRALNMVLYFDFSAK; from the coding sequence ATGATACGAAAAATTCACTTTACTTTGTGTTTGATATTTCTTTTATGTTCTGCAAAAGCACAGCAAACGGAGAAACTATTTCTTTCAGGAACGGGAAATGATAATACCGTTAACTGGGATTTTTTCTGCACAGGTGGTGCGAACTCTGGAAAATGGACTACTATACCAGTTCCGTCAAATTGGGAATTGCAAGGTTTTGGAAAGTACGATTACGGTTTTGCGAAAGATAGCGCAAAAGGAAAGGAGCAAGGACTTTATAAATACAATTTTAAAGTTCCAGCGGGTTGGAAAGGTAAGCTAATCAATATTGTTTTTGAAGGATCAATGACTGATACTGAAGTGAAAATTAACGGAAAATCTGTTGGAGAAACGCATCAGGGTGCTTTTTATGTCTTTAAGTATGATATTTCAAAACTAATTAAACTAGGAGAAAATAATTTATTAGAAGTAAAAGTTTCTAAACATTCGGCAAATCAATCTGTAAATGAAGCAGAACGCAAAGCCGATTTTTGGATTTTTGGGGGCATTTTTAGACCGGTTTTTTTAGAGGCCTTGCCACAAACCCATATTGATCGCATCCAAATTGATGCAAAAGCAGATGGAAAATTAAATGCTCAATTAACTTATGTAGGCGATGCTGATAAAGTGGAACTATGGCTTTTTGATAAGAAAGGAAATCCATTTGGTGCTAAGTTTACCACATCATGGAAAAAGGGAACGCAAAAGTTAATGTTGAATTATCAGTTTTCTAACCCTGAATTGTGGTCTTCAGAATTTCCAAATCTTTACATGGCTACTTTTGTTCTATTCAAAAATGGTCAGGTAATTCATCAACTTTCTAAAAAAATCGGTTTTAGAACCATCGAAGTTAAAGAGCGGGACGGGGTTTACATTAATGGCGTTAAAATTAAATTCAAAGGCGTAAATCGTCATTCTTTTTATCCTTCATCAGGCAGGACAACCAGTAAAAAAACTAGTATCGCTGATGTTTCCTTAATTAAAGAGATGAATATGAACGCAGTTCGTATGTCGCATTATCCACCGGATGGCCACTTCCTTGATATTTGCGATTCACTTGGTTTATTTGTGATGGATGAATTGGCGGGCTGGCATGGTAAATATAATACGCCAACAGGAACCAAATTACAAAAAGAAATGATGCTTAATGATGAGAATCATCCATCAATAATATTTTGGGCAAATGGAAATGAAGGTGGTCATAATTTAGAATTGGATCATTTGTTTCCGGATGAAGATATTCAAAAACGACCTGTAATTCACCCCTGGGAAGTTTTTGGTGGATTTGAAACGACTCATTATCGGGAGTATAATTATGGAATTGGAAATTACAATCACGGTCATAATATTTTAATGCCAACAGAATTCTTACATGGCATGTGGGATGGTGGACACGGCGCAGGCCTGGAAGATTATTGGAATGCGATGTGGAATAATCCACTCTCGGCCGGTGGTTTTTTATGGGATTTTGCTGATCAGGGTGTTGTTCGTACCGATAAAAATGGTGAGCTGGATACAGATGGAAATCACGGTCCTGATGGAATAGTTGGCCCATATCACCAAAAGGAAGGAAGTTTTTACACCATAAAAGAAGTTTGGAGCCCAGTTTTTGTAGAGAAAAGAGAAATGACCGATGGATTTGATGGTTCTTTCTTGTTGGAGAACCGTTATGCTTTTACTAATTTAAATCAATGTAGTTTCAGTTGGACGGTAGAAGAATTGAATCCGTCAATTTCTAATTTTGAGAGCGGAACCGCAATTGCTCCCTCAATCAAACCATTTGAAAAGGGAATTTTGAAAATTGATCTACCTAAAGGATGGAAAAATTACGATGTATTATACCTCACTGCAAAATCTCCAGAAGGCAAAGAAGTTTTCACCTGGAGTTTTCCAATAACGCTACCTAAGGATGAGGCTGAGAAAATTGTGGTAAAAACAGGATCTTCAAAAGTAACCTTAAAAGATAATGCAGCAACTTACGATGTTTTGGCAAATGGTATTAATTTCAGTTTTGATAAATTAACAGGTCTACTAAAACAGGCGAAAAATGCTAAAGGTATAATTCCATTTTCCAATGGTCCGATTTTGCAAGAAGGCGTTAATAATTTCAAAAATTTTAGCAAAAAAATGGATGGAGAAAATCTTATTATTTCATCAGTATTTGATAAAAAAGATAGCTACAATACTTTAAAGTGGACCATTTATCCTTCAGGTTGGTTAAAAATGGAAGTTAAATATTTTCCATCTGCATACTTCACTACTTTCGTTGGATTGAATTTTTCTTACCCTGAAACCGAATTAAAAAGTGTTAATTATAAAGGAAACGGACCTTATCGAGTTTGGAAAAATAGAATGAAAGGTAATAAATTTGGTGTTTGGAATAAAAATTACAACAATTCTGCTACCGGCGAATCGCCTTGGCAATATCCAGAATTTAAGGGGTATTATTCAAATATGTACTGGTGCGAATTCGTTGGCAAGGCACAATCTTTCAAAGTAGTTACCGATCGGGAAGACGTTTTTTTAAGGCTATTTACACCGAAAAAATCAAAAGATACAGAATACGATAATATGAGTCCGACTTTTCCAAACGGTGATATTTCTTTTATGAATGGAATATCTGCAATTGGGACAAAGACTCAAAAACCCGAAACAACTGGTCCGATGGGCATGAAACATGTGTACTATGATTATGAAAAAGAGCCGATAAGGGCATTAAATATGGTTTTATATTTCGATTTTTCAGCTAAATAG
- a CDS encoding GIY-YIG nuclease family protein, with amino-acid sequence MERGGFVYIMTNKNHMVLYTGVTSDLRNRIYEHINNRYPKSFSSKYKCNKLVYHNFFWSIEEAIAEEKRIKGGSRLAKLRIINEFNPNWNDLFETLD; translated from the coding sequence ATGGAACGAGGTGGATTTGTTTACATCATGACCAACAAAAACCACATGGTTTTATATACAGGTGTAACATCTGATTTGCGAAATAGGATATATGAGCATATAAACAATCGTTATCCGAAGAGTTTTTCATCAAAATACAAATGTAATAAATTGGTTTACCACAACTTCTTTTGGAGTATTGAAGAAGCAATTGCAGAAGAAAAGAGAATAAAGGGAGGTAGTAGACTTGCCAAGCTTAGAATTATAAATGAATTTAACCCGAATTGGAATGACTTGTTTGAAACATTGGACTAA
- a CDS encoding sialate O-acetylesterase, with amino-acid sequence MVLQRDKPINIWGYAAAGEKITVTFSGQSKQTVTDQSGNWSIVLSALKTSSNPQKMMISGSNQIVLDDILVGEVWLCSGQSNMEYAMRKLAKIPKPKNEKLGFPSDEVEKAKNNQIRIFLVNRKMLIKPDSIHKSWSVAQDSALRSFSAVGYFFAKELQAKLGIPIGVISSAIPGSAIEPWISETAFNQESYFKNQKVGNDPGKFYPTMIEPLTKFKIRGFLWYQGETNCFLNEKISYAYKMKVLINSWRKAWQEKDLPFYYVQIAPFNYSKTKGKVPVDENTEPELWEAQTEILRLPNTGMVSTNDLTDTNEDLHPTYKWEVGKRLALWALAKTYNQKIDYSGPIFKTVSFINNKALLDFEHLQKNSNTISGFTIAGKDGIFKSADAVVENGKVMVSAKEVTEPTAVRYNWTENPTGNFYSNGLPALPFRTDNPLTKQFKAN; translated from the coding sequence ATGGTTTTGCAACGAGATAAGCCAATCAATATTTGGGGCTACGCGGCTGCTGGAGAAAAAATAACAGTTACTTTTTCAGGACAATCAAAGCAAACAGTTACTGATCAATCGGGCAATTGGTCGATAGTTTTATCAGCGCTTAAAACTTCTTCAAATCCTCAAAAAATGATGATCTCTGGTTCAAATCAAATTGTTTTGGATGACATTTTAGTTGGTGAAGTTTGGCTTTGCTCTGGCCAATCCAATATGGAATATGCCATGCGAAAACTAGCGAAAATTCCTAAGCCTAAAAATGAAAAACTAGGTTTTCCATCTGATGAAGTAGAAAAAGCGAAAAATAATCAAATCAGGATTTTTCTTGTTAACCGAAAAATGTTAATTAAGCCAGATTCTATTCATAAAAGTTGGAGCGTTGCACAGGACTCTGCTTTAAGGTCTTTTTCTGCTGTTGGTTACTTTTTTGCGAAGGAACTTCAGGCAAAATTAGGTATTCCAATTGGTGTAATTTCTTCAGCAATACCAGGAAGTGCTATCGAACCCTGGATTTCTGAAACAGCCTTTAATCAAGAGTCTTATTTTAAAAACCAAAAGGTTGGCAATGATCCAGGTAAATTTTATCCCACTATGATTGAGCCGTTAACAAAATTTAAAATTCGTGGATTTCTTTGGTATCAGGGCGAAACCAACTGTTTTTTGAATGAGAAAATCAGCTATGCTTATAAAATGAAAGTTTTAATCAACAGCTGGAGAAAAGCTTGGCAAGAGAAAGATCTGCCATTTTACTACGTTCAAATTGCACCATTTAATTATTCTAAAACTAAAGGAAAAGTTCCTGTAGATGAAAATACTGAACCGGAATTATGGGAAGCTCAAACGGAAATTTTAAGGTTGCCAAATACGGGAATGGTATCTACAAATGATTTAACTGATACAAATGAAGATTTACACCCAACCTATAAATGGGAAGTTGGAAAGCGTTTAGCACTTTGGGCATTGGCCAAAACGTATAATCAAAAAATAGATTATAGTGGTCCGATTTTTAAAACAGTTTCCTTTATAAATAACAAAGCGCTACTGGATTTTGAGCATTTACAAAAAAATTCAAATACAATTTCAGGTTTTACAATTGCCGGGAAAGATGGGATTTTTAAAAGCGCTGATGCAGTTGTTGAAAATGGAAAGGTTATGGTTTCGGCGAAAGAAGTAACAGAACCGACAGCGGTTCGCTATAATTGGACTGAAAATCCCACAGGAAATTTTTATAGTAATGGTTTACCAGCTTTACCTTTTAGAACGGATAATCCTTTAACAAAACAATTTAAAGCCAATTAA
- a CDS encoding alpha-L-rhamnosidase: MNIKIYITIICIWFIPFSKVAAQIKLQHTTCEMLVNPLGIDVLQPRLAWQIVSSERNVMQNAYQILVASSLEKLDANEGDLWDSKKVAEQESIHINYKGKELKSRMKAYWKVKVWTNTGVSEWSSNNYFSMGLLYYKDWPKGWIGFDRAFPWDNIKTDSRLSARYFRKEFQTSKTIKSATASIIGLGLYELFINGKKVGEDVMSPSPTDYTKNVKYNTYDVTSYIQGGKNAIGVVLGNGRFFAMRQNEKPYKIKTFGFPKMLMNLNIVYTDGTTANVDSDDSWKGTADGPIRTNNEYDGEEYDATKETAGWNKTGFDDSKWSKAEFVQEPSGTIEAQMNENIRVMNTLKPVSITKISGGRYILDMGQNMVGWLQIKVKGLKGKQIKLRFAESLQEGGELFTANLRNAKCTDLYTLKGGEQETWEPTFVYRGFRYIELSGYIYQPSVNDFVGKMIYDNIKTVGTFETSDALTNQIFKNAWWGIAGNYKGIPIDCPQRNERMPWLGDRGAVAYGESFVFDNGRFYAKWMQDIRNSQKEDGAIPDVAPAFWRYYSDNMTWPGAMLLVTEMLYKQTGDVSAVKDNYPAMKKWLAYMQDRYIKDYILTKDSYGDWCMPPITIEFGRGKSADKKYPSELISTAYYYHFTQLMIQFGSVIGKEDDVKNYELLGNNIKNAFNQKYYNGKGYYASNALTDNIIPLYFGMVPENKVEQVFKNITYTVEVTNKGHLSNGLVGIQWLMRCLNDYGRPDLAYTIATQKTYPSWGYMVDNGATTIWELWNGNTADPKMNSQNHVMMLGDLLIWYYENLAGIKSERAAFKKIIMKPEMISSLNAVNASYNSVYGLIKSNYTNTTKQFNWKVTIPPNTTALVYIPADNRGEVAELLESIKDLKFIKMENKRAIYEIGSGDYSFVVKK, from the coding sequence ATGAACATTAAAATCTACATAACGATAATCTGCATTTGGTTTATACCATTTTCTAAAGTCGCTGCGCAAATAAAATTGCAACATACTACTTGCGAAATGTTGGTTAATCCATTAGGAATCGACGTATTGCAACCGAGACTTGCTTGGCAAATTGTTTCCAGTGAACGAAATGTAATGCAAAATGCCTATCAGATTTTAGTTGCTTCATCGCTTGAAAAACTCGATGCAAATGAAGGTGATTTATGGGATTCTAAGAAGGTTGCAGAGCAAGAATCCATTCATATCAATTATAAAGGAAAAGAGCTAAAAAGTAGAATGAAAGCTTATTGGAAGGTTAAAGTGTGGACAAACACTGGTGTAAGTGAATGGTCATCTAATAACTATTTTTCAATGGGTTTACTTTATTATAAGGATTGGCCAAAGGGCTGGATCGGCTTCGATCGTGCTTTCCCGTGGGATAATATTAAAACCGATTCGCGTTTATCTGCCAGGTATTTTAGGAAAGAATTTCAAACTTCTAAAACTATAAAATCAGCAACCGCATCTATCATTGGTTTAGGTTTATATGAACTATTTATCAACGGGAAAAAGGTTGGTGAAGATGTAATGTCTCCGTCGCCTACGGATTATACAAAAAATGTTAAATACAATACTTATGACGTTACGAGCTATATTCAAGGCGGAAAAAATGCAATAGGAGTAGTTTTGGGTAATGGTCGGTTCTTCGCTATGCGTCAGAATGAGAAACCTTATAAAATTAAAACGTTTGGTTTTCCAAAAATGCTCATGAACCTCAATATTGTTTATACGGATGGAACAACTGCGAATGTTGATTCAGATGACAGTTGGAAAGGAACAGCCGATGGACCAATCAGAACTAATAATGAGTATGATGGTGAAGAATACGACGCAACTAAGGAAACGGCGGGTTGGAATAAAACTGGTTTTGATGATAGTAAATGGTCAAAAGCGGAGTTTGTTCAAGAACCCTCAGGAACTATTGAAGCACAAATGAATGAAAATATCCGGGTGATGAATACGCTTAAACCTGTTTCCATAACTAAAATTTCGGGTGGAAGGTATATTTTAGATATGGGTCAGAATATGGTGGGTTGGCTCCAAATAAAGGTTAAAGGTTTAAAAGGAAAACAAATCAAACTGCGTTTTGCAGAATCGCTACAGGAAGGTGGGGAGCTTTTTACGGCCAATCTTCGCAATGCGAAATGTACCGATTTATACACGCTTAAAGGTGGAGAACAGGAAACTTGGGAACCTACTTTTGTTTACCGTGGTTTTAGATACATAGAACTTTCTGGCTACATTTATCAACCATCTGTAAATGATTTTGTAGGAAAAATGATTTATGATAACATTAAAACCGTCGGGACGTTCGAAACTTCTGATGCTTTAACTAATCAAATTTTTAAGAATGCCTGGTGGGGAATTGCCGGAAATTATAAGGGAATTCCGATTGATTGTCCGCAACGGAATGAACGTATGCCTTGGTTAGGCGATCGAGGTGCAGTTGCTTACGGTGAAAGTTTTGTTTTTGATAATGGAAGATTTTATGCCAAATGGATGCAGGATATTCGTAATTCTCAGAAGGAAGATGGCGCTATCCCGGATGTTGCACCAGCTTTTTGGCGCTATTATAGCGATAACATGACTTGGCCAGGCGCAATGCTTTTAGTTACCGAAATGCTTTACAAACAGACAGGTGATGTATCTGCAGTTAAAGATAATTATCCAGCAATGAAAAAATGGCTGGCTTATATGCAAGATCGATATATAAAAGATTATATTTTGACAAAAGATAGTTATGGTGATTGGTGTATGCCGCCAATTACCATAGAATTTGGTCGTGGAAAAAGCGCTGATAAAAAGTATCCTTCTGAATTAATTTCTACCGCGTATTATTATCATTTTACACAGTTGATGATCCAATTTGGAAGCGTTATTGGCAAAGAGGATGATGTTAAAAATTATGAACTTTTAGGTAATAACATCAAAAATGCTTTCAATCAAAAATATTATAACGGTAAAGGTTATTATGCATCAAATGCTTTAACAGATAATATTATTCCATTATATTTTGGAATGGTTCCTGAAAATAAAGTGGAACAGGTTTTTAAGAATATCACTTATACTGTTGAAGTTACAAATAAGGGTCATTTGAGTAATGGTTTAGTTGGTATTCAATGGTTAATGCGTTGTTTAAATGATTATGGCAGACCAGATTTAGCTTATACGATTGCCACTCAGAAAACTTATCCAAGTTGGGGATATATGGTCGACAATGGCGCAACAACTATTTGGGAATTATGGAATGGCAACACTGCTGATCCTAAAATGAACTCACAAAATCACGTAATGATGCTTGGTGATTTATTGATCTGGTATTATGAAAACTTAGCAGGAATAAAATCAGAGCGTGCTGCGTTTAAGAAAATTATCATGAAACCTGAAATGATAAGCAGTTTAAATGCTGTTAATGCAAGTTACAATTCAGTTTATGGTTTGATAAAAAGTAACTATACAAATACGACAAAGCAATTTAATTGGAAAGTAACTATACCACCAAATACTACAGCGTTGGTTTATATTCCAGCTGATAATAGAGGAGAAGTTGCCGAATTATTGGAATCAATAAAAGATTTAAAATTTATTAAAATGGAAAATAAAAGAGCGATTTATGAAATTGGATCGGGAGATTATTCTTTTGTGGTGAAGAAGTAA
- a CDS encoding DUF3826 domain-containing protein, with the protein MRKFLKPFLLFTLLIIAMVNAFSQTNDVIISEDMLVKAKEFVSSLNLTDATKKTNAENVIAVHMVKVRDWHNQHPSTTVPEGINPVTGNKLNELDRQIIADSAMPLGVHQNLMTGLKDNLTPEQVETILDKYTIGKVDFTMKGYKAIVPDLTADEQSKILGFMKQAREQAVDYKNMKQISAIFEIYKTKSEQMLNNNGRSWRALYSAYTKKIKDEKATKAKQ; encoded by the coding sequence ATGAGAAAGTTTTTAAAGCCATTTCTACTATTTACCTTATTAATAATAGCCATGGTAAATGCATTTAGTCAAACTAACGATGTTATTATTTCAGAAGATATGCTTGTAAAAGCTAAAGAATTTGTGTCATCATTGAATTTAACCGATGCAACGAAAAAAACTAATGCAGAAAACGTTATTGCTGTTCACATGGTGAAAGTTAGAGATTGGCACAATCAACATCCGTCCACTACAGTTCCTGAAGGCATAAATCCTGTTACGGGAAATAAATTGAATGAGTTAGATAGGCAAATTATTGCTGATTCGGCGATGCCATTGGGTGTTCATCAAAATTTAATGACTGGTTTGAAAGATAATTTAACACCCGAGCAAGTAGAAACAATTTTAGATAAATATACCATTGGTAAAGTTGATTTCACGATGAAGGGTTACAAAGCAATTGTACCAGATTTAACCGCTGATGAACAATCTAAAATTTTAGGTTTCATGAAACAGGCAAGGGAGCAAGCGGTCGATTATAAAAATATGAAGCAAATTTCGGCCATTTTTGAGATTTACAAAACGAAATCAGAGCAAATGTTAAATAATAACGGCCGAAGCTGGCGAGCACTTTATAGTGCATATACTAAGAAAATTAAAGACGAAAAAGCCACAAAGGCGAAACAATAA
- a CDS encoding sialidase family protein gives MFKRKIYILINLIVVTAFTANAQVEKWQSGVVKQEFLYDKAPFPSCHSATIVETPNGLVASFFGGTKERNPDVEIYISRFVDGKWLAPVSAANGIQPDGKRLPTWNPVLYQVPGGELLLFYKIGPKPSEWWGMMRSSKDNGITWSDAKKLPDGYIGPVKNKPVLLSNGNLFAPSSREGDGWKIHFEVTKDNGQTWRTVGPLNENGIKAIQPSILQHRNGKLQILARTANRAIAESWSEDNGETWSPLTKTSLPNNNSGTDAVTMKDGRHVLVYNHVLPPGDLAKGARTPLNVSISKNGKEWSAALILEDSPISQYSYPAVIQTADGMLHFIYTWRRQKIKHVVVDPTKLKLKKIKNGVWPKLNGYTAPVITETKSEEP, from the coding sequence ATGTTCAAAAGAAAAATATATATCTTAATTAATCTAATTGTCGTAACGGCATTTACTGCCAATGCACAAGTAGAAAAATGGCAATCGGGTGTTGTGAAGCAAGAATTTCTTTATGATAAAGCTCCATTTCCATCCTGCCATTCAGCAACCATTGTCGAAACGCCAAATGGATTAGTGGCTTCTTTTTTCGGTGGAACTAAAGAACGAAATCCAGATGTTGAAATTTACATTAGCCGTTTTGTAGACGGCAAGTGGTTAGCACCAGTTTCTGCCGCAAACGGTATTCAACCGGATGGAAAAAGGTTGCCGACTTGGAACCCGGTTTTGTACCAGGTTCCTGGCGGAGAATTATTGTTGTTCTATAAAATCGGTCCAAAGCCTTCTGAATGGTGGGGCATGATGAGATCTTCAAAAGATAATGGAATCACTTGGTCTGATGCTAAAAAGCTCCCTGACGGGTATATCGGTCCGGTAAAAAATAAACCTGTTTTACTAAGCAATGGGAATCTTTTTGCTCCATCAAGTAGAGAAGGCGATGGATGGAAAATTCACTTCGAAGTAACAAAAGATAACGGTCAAACTTGGAGAACAGTTGGTCCATTAAATGAAAATGGCATTAAAGCGATCCAACCAAGTATTTTGCAACATAGAAATGGAAAACTTCAAATTTTGGCTAGAACAGCAAACCGAGCAATTGCAGAATCGTGGTCTGAAGATAATGGAGAAACTTGGTCACCTCTAACTAAAACTTCGTTGCCCAACAATAACTCTGGAACTGATGCGGTAACCATGAAAGATGGTCGCCATGTACTGGTTTATAATCATGTTCTGCCTCCAGGCGATTTAGCAAAAGGGGCTAGAACACCATTAAACGTTTCGATTTCTAAGAACGGAAAAGAATGGTCTGCGGCTTTGATTTTAGAGGATTCTCCAATTAGTCAATATTCATATCCAGCGGTTATTCAAACAGCTGATGGCATGTTGCATTTTATTTATACCTGGAGGAGACAGAAAATTAAGCATGTAGTAGTTGATCCAACAAAGCTGAAATTAAAGAAAATTAAAAATGGAGTTTGGCCAAAATTAAATGGATACACGGCGCCAGTGATCACAGAAACTAAAAGCGAAGAGCCATGA